The bacterium genome has a segment encoding these proteins:
- the dnaK gene encoding molecular chaperone DnaK: protein MSKIIGIDLGTTNSAVAVMEAGTPKILENAEGNRTTPSIVAVGKSGERSVGLLAKRQAITNPKNTIFSVKRLVGRKFSDVEVQRDKKWLPYELRASATGGVEIKMSAPGGSALGGGDHWYTPEEISAMVLQKLKADAEARLGEKVEEAVITVPAYFDDSQRQATKNAGEIAGLKVLRILNEPTAAALAYGFNKQKNEKIVVYDFGGGTFDVSVLEVGDDTVEVKATGGDTHLGGDDFDKRIIEHLVAEYKKQEGIDISKDPLALQRLREAAEKAKHELSTAVEAEVNLPYITSDAAGPKHFLLKLTRAKLEELVQDYLDLSVKLLDKTIKEAGFAPKDLNEIIMVGGQTRMPAMIEVVKKYFGKEPHLGINPDEVVAIGAAVQAGVLSGEVKDVLLLDVTPLSLGIETLGGVFTRLIEKNTTVPTAKSQVFSTAADNQTSVEVHVLQGEREMAGDNKTLARFILDGIPPSPRGTPQVEVAFDIDANGILSVSAKDKASGKTQTVRIEASSALSKDEVEKLKAEAASHADEDKKKKEVIETRNQAEQLVYVSEKALKDAGDKVPAEVKTTITEKIDKLKGVKDGSDSDVIKSAIAELSAEIQKIGQAAYGSAGSPQDSKDGAAAPQDGPEEKKQESN from the coding sequence ATGAGCAAAATAATCGGAATAGATTTAGGAACCACCAATTCGGCGGTCGCGGTGATGGAGGCCGGAACGCCGAAGATTTTGGAGAACGCGGAAGGCAACCGCACGACGCCGTCTATTGTCGCAGTCGGAAAGTCCGGCGAGCGTAGCGTGGGATTGCTCGCGAAGCGACAGGCGATCACAAACCCTAAAAACACCATCTTTTCGGTGAAGCGGCTCGTCGGTCGAAAATTTTCCGACGTTGAAGTCCAGCGCGACAAAAAGTGGCTTCCGTATGAGCTGCGCGCCTCCGCGACCGGCGGCGTGGAAATTAAAATGTCCGCCCCGGGCGGATCCGCCTTGGGCGGAGGTGACCACTGGTATACACCGGAGGAAATTTCCGCGATGGTGTTGCAGAAACTGAAAGCCGACGCCGAAGCGCGTTTGGGTGAAAAAGTTGAGGAAGCAGTCATTACCGTTCCGGCGTATTTTGATGACAGCCAGCGGCAGGCGACAAAAAACGCCGGTGAAATTGCCGGTCTGAAAGTTCTCCGCATATTAAATGAACCGACGGCGGCCGCGCTTGCATACGGGTTCAACAAGCAGAAGAACGAAAAAATTGTCGTCTATGATTTCGGCGGCGGCACATTTGACGTTTCCGTTCTTGAAGTTGGCGATGATACAGTGGAGGTGAAGGCGACCGGCGGCGACACGCATCTGGGCGGTGACGATTTTGATAAGCGCATCATTGAACACCTTGTCGCGGAGTACAAGAAACAAGAAGGCATTGATATTTCCAAAGACCCGTTGGCGCTACAGCGGTTACGGGAAGCCGCGGAAAAAGCAAAACATGAACTTTCCACCGCGGTTGAGGCGGAAGTGAACCTTCCATATATAACCTCGGACGCCGCCGGACCGAAGCACTTTTTATTGAAGCTCACGCGGGCGAAGCTGGAAGAGCTGGTGCAGGATTATCTTGACCTCTCTGTTAAGTTGCTTGATAAAACAATTAAGGAAGCGGGCTTCGCACCGAAGGACTTGAATGAAATCATCATGGTGGGCGGCCAGACGCGTATGCCGGCGATGATTGAGGTGGTAAAGAAATATTTCGGTAAAGAGCCGCACCTCGGCATTAACCCGGACGAAGTGGTTGCCATCGGTGCCGCGGTGCAGGCGGGCGTCTTGAGCGGCGAAGTGAAGGACGTGTTGCTGCTGGACGTGACGCCGCTTTCGCTGGGTATTGAAACACTCGGTGGCGTCTTCACGCGCCTGATTGAGAAAAATACCACCGTACCCACGGCAAAGAGTCAGGTATTCTCAACCGCGGCGGATAACCAAACTTCGGTTGAAGTGCATGTCTTGCAGGGCGAGCGCGAAATGGCGGGAGACAACAAAACGCTCGCGCGGTTTATTCTGGACGGCATTCCGCCTTCTCCCCGCGGTACCCCACAGGTGGAAGTGGCCTTTGACATTGACGCGAACGGAATCCTGAGTGTTTCCGCGAAGGATAAAGCGAGCGGAAAAACGCAAACCGTGCGCATTGAAGCATCCAGCGCGCTTTCCAAAGATGAAGTTGAAAAATTGAAAGCGGAAGCGGCATCTCATGCGGACGAAGACAAAAAGAAAAAAGAAGTGATTGAAACAAGAAATCAGGCGGAGCAGCTGGTGTATGTATCGGAAAAGGCATTGAAAGACGCCGGTGATAAGGTACCCGCGGAAGTAAAAACGACAATTACAGAAAAAATTGATAAACTGAAAGGGGTGAAGGACGGCAGCGACTCGGATGTCATTAAGTCCGCCATCGCGGAACTCTCCGCGGAAATCCAAAAAATCGGACAGGCCGCGTATGGTTCGGCGGGATCACCACAAGATAGCAAGGACGGTGCAGCCGCGCCGCAAGACGGCCCTGAAGAAAAAAAGCAAGAAAGCAATTAA
- a CDS encoding nucleotide exchange factor GrpE codes for MADEQEKNEIPQLDVADEAEAARDELAKISAERDEYLNGWKRAKADLINYQKDEQKHLEEFAKYANKALIRDLIVVMDSFDLAIAAMGEKVDKGTLMIRTQLEDVLKKQGLERMAVTTGAQFDPAVHEAVAAVESNESPGAVVEEVGRGYTLNGRVIRPARVKVSKDKSN; via the coding sequence ATGGCGGACGAACAAGAAAAAAACGAAATACCGCAGTTAGATGTTGCCGATGAAGCAGAAGCCGCGCGCGATGAACTCGCGAAAATCAGCGCCGAACGTGATGAATATCTGAATGGCTGGAAGCGCGCGAAAGCCGACCTCATCAATTATCAGAAGGACGAACAAAAACATCTTGAAGAATTTGCGAAGTACGCGAATAAGGCATTGATACGAGATCTGATTGTGGTGATGGATAGCTTTGACCTCGCGATCGCGGCAATGGGTGAGAAGGTGGACAAAGGAACGTTGATGATCCGGACGCAGCTGGAAGATGTGTTGAAGAAGCAGGGATTGGAACGGATGGCGGTCACAACGGGCGCGCAATTTGACCCTGCGGTGCACGAAGCAGTTGCCGCGGTGGAGTCAAACGAATCGCCCGGCGCGGTGGTGGAAGAAGTGGGGCGAGGGTACACATTAAACGGACGAGTTATTCGTCCGGCGAGAGTGAAGGTATCAAAAGATAAGTCCAATTAG